The sequence CGGCCCGCTGGGGCAAAGGCCCACGAGGCCACGGTTTAGGCCTTTAGGGAGGGTTCTTCCTCCACTTCTTCCCTTCCCACAATACCACCACCgttgcggcgcggcgcggcgcggcccccgAACCCGACCGCCGCTCCCCACCATGCTGTCCCGGTCGTCAACGACGGCGAGCCTGCTGCTCCGGTCGCTTCTCCGGCAGCCGCGAGGCTTCAGCTCTTCCGCGGCCGCTgcgccggtggcggcgaagGAAGGGGGCGACGGCAAGCTCGTGGCGTCGGTGCTGTTCGAGCGCCTCCCCGTTGTCATCCCCAAGATCCACCCCGTCGTCTACGCCTTCCAAGAATTCTCGTACGCCAGATCCACTCATCTCTGTTTCGCTCCGCCTTATCTGATCTCGCTTCCTTGTGCTGATTTGATTTTGCGTGGTAATGGTTCGTTTCTCTGCTAGGTTTCGGTGGAGGCAGCAGTACAGACGGCAGTACCCCGACGAGGTCCTTGGCAAGGCCGACGCAAGGTGATCCTTTTTCTCATCGCGTTTTATATATTTTTGGCTTTTTTCGCCACCATTCCTGAGTAGCAGATTCTTTGGACAATGGGATGAGTGCAGTTTTGTAGTGCATTGACATAGTAGCTTTAGAATAGCCCAAAAGAGAATTTGCAAGAAGATGGTGAAAAGGTGTGATGACTTAGTAGTTAGTGCCATGCCTTGTGGCAATGTGCAAATTGTGTGGttattagagcaactccaacccgCCTCCTACTTTTGGCCCCCTATTCCACCCATACGAGGGTCTCTCGTCCTGTTTCTCTCTCCTATTTCACAATGAACTCCAACAGACCTCTCATACTAACTCCCTAACTCCCTGTCTCCAACTCCCTTATTCTTTATTCATATCAAGTAACTACCATGCGCATTATTTTGAATTACCATTTTGTTTTTGCATGATTTAtttccaacggctatatttggaACCACTATATTTTGAACAGCCTGTTTTTCAACGATCGTAATTTGGACGGTACTTTTCACAATGGCTATACATGATGTTAAGTTATGGTGTACCAGCAGATTTTATGGATCAATATATTCATATAGGTGAAAGTACTGTTATAGAAAGTCACCGTGTTCGgtaggctggagctggaggctggagctggagtggtgtgagagaaaaacactgttatctggctggtggctggaggctagtGCTGGAGCAatgtgagagagaaatactgtagGGCTGGAGACTGGtgcaccagccgaacacggtgagtCTTAGAAGGCTTGTCAGAGGTATTATCGAGGTCTTTGGAGATGAGTACTTGAGATCTCCAAATGAGCATGACATTGCTAGACTACTTGCAATTGGTGAGAGTAGGGGTTTTCCAGATGCTTGGGAGCATAGATTGTATGCACTGGGAGTGGAAAAATTGTCCTACAACATGGCAAGGTTAGTACAAGGGTCATGTTCATAAGCCCACAATCATTCTGGAAGCAGTTGCCTCATAAGATTTATTGGTTTGGCATGCTTTTTTTTGGTGAAAAGGTGTGATGACTTAATAGTTAGTGGCTTAGTGCCATGCCTTCTGGCAATGTGCAAATGTGTGGTTATTAGTATTTAGATTTACATGGTAAACACAGGAAACATAGAAAATATATGAGGCAACttgttagaggagtcaagggcctattgggccttagcccattagggttaattagttgcttgcttaggggtcaagtaaacctctctatataaggagaggagatgtatcaatctaatgaagcaagagattagaaggaaatctcttctctcttgccggccgtgggcaAAGCCCCGCGGCAGGCGTTCCCAGCGCCCCAGCAGCCCTAGCtgtctctctccttcctcctcaaTCCTCTCAGCCCAACACCAGCCATAACACAACTATCTCATCAGGATTTTCGGTATTCACCGATAGTTCTGATCTGTGAGTAAATATCAGCGGAGACTTCCTTTTGTAATGGTCTATGGTGTGACAAAAAGGGGCAAAATGGTTAACCGTACAACTTTGTCATGTGAACCAGGATTACAAGCCTTGGGGTCATATTGTAACTAACTTCCAGAGTTTGAGTGCATGTTGTGAGTTGTCAACTGGCAGTCTTGACCGGAGACTGCAGATCAATGTTCAAAAAAGCGCTAGGCGGTATCTAGGCGGTGACCCACCGCCTAGAGCTTAGGCGGAATTAATCGGGATTAGGCGTTTCAAGGCGTTTTTCTAGGCGGTACAATATAATACGTATACTTCACCATATActctaaaaagaaaagaaaaaaataaggaaCTAGTGGACCTTGAATGGAAAAGAAAGACCCAAGACAGCCCAAATAGCCCACCAGCCCACCTCCCCCACCTTATCTTTCCACCCATGACCCAACGCCTCCTCACCTCATCTGGTTCGACGCGACGACGCCTCTCCGTCGTCCTCTCCGctcgcccctgcctcctcctcctcctccgagcaCCTGcctcaacctcctccgccgccgccgtgcccgtcccctgcctcctcctccgccgccgtgcccgtcccctgcctcctctccgccgccgtgcccatcccctgcctcctcctccgccgccgcgcccatcccctgcctcctctgccgccgcaggcctcctccaccgcgcacCTGCCccaacctcctcctccggcgccgcccatCCTGACCTCCGCCTCCACCATGGGGCGCCTAGGGGACCGCCTACCCCCTAGGCCAGGCGGGACCCCTCCGCCCAGCGCGTAAGCGCGCTTAGGCGGCCGCGGAATTCCACCTTTTTGAACATTGCTGCAGATCGATGTAATGCTATAGACCCAAACTCAATGAAACTGGAAAGATATGGCTGTTAATGATCCCGAATGGAGCTTAGAATGAATGTCTGTAAATGATGCATATTCTATATGAATTTGGTAATTGGCATGACCTGCATGAGCTTAGCTGAACCCTGCACCAGAAAGTAATACATGGTGAAAGTATCTTCTGATAGCATATCTGAAATCTTATTTTGTAGGGGTAAGGGTGATTATCAGATTGATTATGTGCCTGCTTCAAGAATCACAGAAGCTGACAAAACAAATGACCGGAAGTATGTTTTGAATTTGCATTTATGTTTTAGTTTCTACTTTTGTAGCATTGGCAGTTGCATCTCGAGACTAGCATGTCTTGTGTTTATTGTATGTGTGTACATGTTACTTTACAGTTATGCAAACATGTGCTAACTGATAAACTCAGGTGTCTTGCATGTTTCTGATTACTATGGTAACTAGCCCAACTGCTTGAACGATTTTGCAGTGATGTTACAATCGTATTTGCTATGCAATTCAATACATACAATTAGAATATAGCTTGTGTTGGTTAGGCAACCACAACAACCATTAATCCAATATTACGAATACCTGTATTAATTTATGCAATTTCACAATTTGGTCATGATAATGACATGTATCTTCTGCTTTTCCTTTTGGTTAATTATATTACTTATTGGACTTGTCCCATGCTATTATTTAGGCAGACTCTAGAGTCTGGCCCTAAAAGCTATGGATTTGTCCAATTCTTTAACAATCAATGGACGATCTTGTTTGGCTTTTTACAGCGGCAGATAGATTGTGATGATCCTGAGTTCCTGACTAACAAAGTTCAAATATGTATCTTCAGTTGTACTTGGTTACTTGCTGATTGTGACCCGCTTTTTTTATTGGATTGTGACCCACTTACTTGTACTACAGCAAGTTTTAAAGATTGATGTGGTTCAGATACAGATGCACAAATCTTAAATTACTTTGCGGTCAAGTAGCCAAGTAAAGCTACAACAATACATATTTGAAGGTTGCTAGCTACAATCATCAGTTCATCACAATCTGTCTGCAGTGTGCTCCTGTAAGAAACTGAAACCGGAGAGCATCCATGTATCTTTCATAGCTAAAGCATTCATTGATTATGGTTGCTTCTCATATAATGACAGTAATAGCTATTTGTCATTTCCAGTTTTGTACTCAGTATTATTAAGGGTCTCTTCTTTTCACCCTGCAAGCATTGCATCATAGAACTGCACTGTAGGTTGAATCTATATAACATGAAGCCATGAGCTTGCTAGTCTGTCAGCATTGCACTGTACAAGCATGCACTAAACCATTGTTTTATGTAGGTCTTTACAACGAGCTCTTGATAATAAACTTTATCTTGTCCTATATGGCAATGCATATGGGGCTCCTGATGGAAAGCCTGTCTGGCATTTTCCAGAAAAAGTGTACGAAAATGAAGAAACTATGCGATTGGTATGCAGTTCTAAAAATATACGAATGAAATATCATCAATTCATGCTGTAGTCTGATTCTTGTTTCTTTGACTGGTTTGAAGCTGTTGTTTGAAACTGTTTCATATGTCCTTTGATTTATTTCAGTGTGCTGAGTCTGCATTAAAATCTGTTCTTGGGGGACTTGACAATACATACTTTGTTGGCAATGCTCCAATGGCTCATATGGCGATTGAACAAACGGATTCAAGTGTTTCACCATTCAAGGTGCCTAAACGAAACTTTGTGCAACACATTCATAGCACTGTCTTCTTCATTGATCCGTTTAGAGACCTTGTATGCTAGGAAGATATGTTTGCAGGCCATTCTCTGTATCCTTAATCCTTCTATGCTTGTCGCAGCGTTTCTTTTTCAAGTCACAAGTGGTTGGCACAACAAAATACCATATTGGAAAATGCAAGGACTATGCGTGGGTAACCAAGGATGAGCTACTGGAGCTTTTTCCTGAGAACAAGGATTTCTTCAACAAGATGATCATTCACATAAGATAGCTCTCTAATGAAGGCATGGGAAAGCTGAGGCCAGTCTGAACAATTAGCATTTTGTTTCTTGACTTGTACAAGTTTAGCACCACTATAGTCATGAATTAGCAGGAAACGACTACTCAAAACTTACTCCATTTTGCCTCTGTTTTTTTGGGCCAACTCTGTATGACAATATGGCATTGCTGTAGCATGTAGTCCTCTCCCAGCTGCTGTATGTTTACATACCATATTATCAGTTTGCTATCGATGGGAGAAAATAATTTTCAGGGTGGCTTTTGATTCCCCTGCTTTGTTATGCTTTTATTATCTTGCTAACTTGTGCCACGATGGTTGAGCCTGGAAATCTCTACTCTGCATTTCTGTTTTCTGCCAAATGCTCCTGAGCAAGTTTTATCCAGCCTACTCTGTCAGCAACCCGAATGACATGCAGTACGCCTTGTGATGTGTTCAAAGTTCTATATGCTACATATCTTTCCATATTTTCCCTTCTCTACTCTCGACATATTTTATCCAAAAATGATGGTCTCCGATGTACGCACAGCTGCTTAATCTGCAATTGTCATGGGAAGGTTCGCCGGTGGCCGACACCGGCCATGACACCAATAGAAAATGGCAGGCTTCAGGAGCGTGTGGCGCATGCAAGCCAACACGCGTCAAGTCCAAGCGCTTCCACAGCACACCGCCTCTGATTCTCTGtccacctccagctccaggCTTCCCACCCTATTCTCTTCTTGTTCTGCCTGTCGTTTACTTGGTCTCGGCTTTCTTTGTGCACTGTGCTTGTTGCCTCTTCTCCCAGGGCAGAGGAAGAAGGCAGCGGGAACGAGCCGAGCAGGAGGAGGTTGTGCTCGGGGCGATTGCCCGGCATCCATGCAGGTCCCTGTGGGCTTTCTCGGCAAGCTCTGGAGCTTCGTGTCCTTCCTACCCTTCTtcatcctcctgctgctgctcctgggcTCCGTCAAAGGTAACAGCAGATGCCGCATGCAATCCTGTAAATCTGCAATGTTTTGAGGATAATTACAGCAGTGTGCTAAGAGTTTAAGGTTTATGATGATCAGTTCAGACTGGATGTTAATGAGGTAGGTAAATAGTTTACTGTTTCTTCCCCTGCAGCTGTCCTGATCGGTCCAGTTGCGGCCGGCATTGTTTTCTTTGGGAACTCTGCGGTGATTATTGGACTGTGGCCTGCACATTTCATCTGGACGTACTACTGCGTTCTCAAGTAGGGTAACTTCTTCCACTTTGGTAAATTTGGCATGAATTCTAGCAGCAGATGTACATTCTTATTCAATGAAATGTGGAACTAGTACTAGTTAATCTTCTCTTGGATAAGACCAAGTCAAGGTTTAGTTTGTAAAGAAGGCTTGTCTTGCAGAACTGAAAGGATCGGGCTAGTGTTGAAGATCTTTATTGGAATATTGTTGCCATTACCCCTGCTCCTACTGCCAGTACTTGCTATTGTCGGGAGTCTGCTGAGTGGTGTAGGCTATGGAGTTTTTGTTCCCCTTATGGCAACCTTTGAGGCTGTTGGCGAGGGTGTCACGGACAAGCTGGTTCATTGCTTTATGGTATATGCATGTGCCTATTGAAGTTCAGATAGTATTGTTGATTTTCTTTTATGGGTAAACGTCATGAATAGTATTACAAAATCACCATATTTTAGGATGGAACTGCTAGTACAATAGCTGGAGCTTGCACGGTT comes from Panicum virgatum strain AP13 chromosome 4K, P.virgatum_v5, whole genome shotgun sequence and encodes:
- the LOC120703325 gene encoding 39S ribosomal protein L46, mitochondrial-like, with amino-acid sequence MLSRSSTTASLLLRSLLRQPRGFSSSAAAAPVAAKEGGDGKLVASVLFERLPVVIPKIHPVVYAFQEFSFRWRQQYRRQYPDEVLGKADARGKGDYQIDYVPASRITEADKTNDRKSLQRALDNKLYLVLYGNAYGAPDGKPVWHFPEKVYENEETMRLCAESALKSVLGGLDNTYFVGNAPMAHMAIEQTDSSVSPFKRFFFKSQVVGTTKYHIGKCKDYAWVTKDELLELFPENKDFFNKMIIHIR